In Clostridium ljungdahlii DSM 13528, the genomic window TGGGTCTATGTTAAGTTTATTGCCTTGATATATATGATTATCTATCATTGCTGCAAGTAAATTGTTAGCAGCAGTGAGTGCATGTATATCACCTGTAAAGTGTAGGTTTATGTCTTCCATAGGTACTACTTGAGCATATCCACCTCCGGCAGCTCCACCTTTTATACCAAATACAGGCCCCATAGATGGTTCTCTAAGTGCAACAACAACAGATTTTCCCATTCTATTTAATGCATCTGCTACACCTATTGCTGTAGTAGTTTTTCCTTCTCCAGCAGGTGTTGGGTTTATAGCTGTACATAATATAAGTTTTCCATTCTTACCAGGTGTAGTCTTTAACAAGTTGTAATTTACCTTTGCTTTGTATTTACCATACAATTCAATATCATCTTCGGAAATATTTAATTTCTTTGCAATTTCCTTAATGTCCTTCATTGTGCATTCTTGAGCTATTTCGATGTCTGATTTATAAGTCATTTAAAAAACCCCCATTTCTAATTTTTGTTTTATATTTTTTACCTCCTTAACAGTTTCCTCATTGGAATCGTAAGGAGATTGATTGACTCTATCAGAACTTCCAACTGTGTCACTATAATGTATAAATCCAAGACATTCTTTTTCATCTACATTTTCCAATACAAATTCTTCGTCCTTCTTATTTCTAATTTTATTTGCTACCACAAATATCTTTTCTATTCCTATATCCTTAGCTAATTTTTTCACATGCTTGAACGTCTGTATACTTCTTATTCCAGGTTCTACAACAACAATAAATACATCTACACCTTGTGCTGTTCCCCTTCCTAAATGTTCAATACCTGCTTCCATATCCATTATGACGATATCTTTGTTTTGGAGCATTAAATGTGACGTGAGTTTTTTAAGCAAAACATTTTCCGGGCAGAAACAACCTGTTCCGCCTGTATCAACTGTTCCCATAGTTAAAAGTCTTACACCTTTGTATTCCTTGCAATATCTTTCTGGTATATCATCAACTTTAGGATTTATTTTAAACATTTTTCCAAAGGATCCTGGAGTAGAATTTGTTCTCTCTGCTACTAACTTTTTCATTTCTGAAATTGGAACAATCTCATCTGCTATCTCTTTTGGAAATCCTAATGCTAATGCCAAATTGGGATCAGGATCTGCATCCACAGCTAAAACATTATATCCTTCTTCTGCATATATTCTACTCATTATCGCTGAAAATGTAGTTTTACCTACACCACCTTTACCTGTTATAGCCATTTTCATTTTCATATGTAGTCCCTCCCATTTTGAACAACCATTTTATATAATTTATTTAAAACACAAATTTAATATATACTTTTACCTGCAAATATATTCCCTTATAATTTATGTATTTGTAGATAAATTATAAGTTTTATTCTACATTATACCATCTATAAATTAAAATTCTTCTCAAAATGATATGTATTCTTGGCTTCATATCATTTTGAGAACATATTTTTATATCATATTGAGCCATGCAAAGTTAAAATTAGCTTTTAAGCCATTTTAACTTTGGCATGGCAATTGCTTGTCTTTATTCTTATATACCTAACTTTTTACGTTTTTCATTCATTCTATTTACAATTTGTTCAACTGCTTTTTTAGGATCTGTTTCTATAAAGAATTTTGCTCCTACCCAATCTTCCATCTTATTAGTAAGAATGTCAACAACTTCTGGACCACCTGTTACTGGAGGTGCTACTCCAAGCCAAGTATCTATACCTGAAGTTACTACATAAGTACCTATTGCTACAGCTTTTTCTGACATCCATTCTGGTGCTACACCTGCAACTGGAAGGTCACTCATATCGGTTCCAAGAAGATTAGCTACTCTTCCAACTAAGTCTAATATACGGCTTATATCAACACAAGAACCCATATGAAGTACTGGTGGTATGTCTACAAGCTTACATACAGTAGCTAGTCCTGGTCCTGCATACTTTTCTGCTGCTTCTTTTTGCAATAAGCCATATTTTGCTGCTGCTTGAGCTGCACAACCTGTAACAACAACAATTACATCATTCTTTATTAATCCCTTTATAGTTTCAATGTGTGCAGAATCTTGTACAACTTTAGGATTATTACATCCAACTACAGCTGCAGCACCTCTTAATACTCCTGATACTAAAACATCTGCCAAAGGTTTTACAGTTTGCATTGGTCCTATTTGTGTATTTACAACCTTGTCTAATTTATTTATAATTTCTTCAACACTATATCCCAAAATTGCCTTTGATTTCAATTCAGGAATCATTACTTTACTCTGATCTCTATTTTTAAAGTTTAATATTGCTTCCTTTAAAATCTTTTTAGCTGAATCAAGTGGGTTTTCTTCATCAAATTCCATATAAATTGAATCTGTGATGTGTGCCTTTGGTGAAGTTGTTATAAACTTAGTATGATATGACTTGGACAATTTTGCTAGTGCTGGCATAATACACTGTACATCAACTATAAGTCCATCTACTGCTCCTGTAACTACAGCCAATTCCTGCTGCATAAAGTTTCCTGCTATTTTAATTCCATGTCTCATAGAAACTTCATTTCCAGTACAGCACATTCCACATAAGTTTATTCCATCAGCACCTACTGATTTAGCAAGTTCAATTAGTTCTGGATCTGATGCTGCTTCTACTATCATTTCTGAAAGAAGTTGTTCATGTCCGTGTAAAACTACATTTACAGAATTCTTTTCAAGTACTCCAAGATTTGCCTCTGTATCAACGGAATGAGGTGTTCCAAACATTATATCACTGAATTCTGTTCCCATGAATGAACCCATCCATCCATCAGTTAGTGAACATCTCATAGACATTTTAATCATAGCTTCT contains:
- a CDS encoding AAA family ATPase, with the protein product MKMAITGKGGVGKTTFSAIMSRIYAEEGYNVLAVDADPDPNLALALGFPKEIADEIVPISEMKKLVAERTNSTPGSFGKMFKINPKVDDIPERYCKEYKGVRLLTMGTVDTGGTGCFCPENVLLKKLTSHLMLQNKDIVIMDMEAGIEHLGRGTAQGVDVFIVVVEPGIRSIQTFKHVKKLAKDIGIEKIFVVANKIRNKKDEEFVLENVDEKECLGFIHYSDTVGSSDRVNQSPYDSNEETVKEVKNIKQKLEMGVF
- the cooS gene encoding anaerobic carbon-monoxide dehydrogenase catalytic subunit encodes the protein MEEKAKSIDQATLQLLDKAKQDGVETVWDRKADMKVQCGFGSAGVCCRNCSMGPCRVSPVPGKGVERGICGATADVIVSRNFARMVAAGTAAHSDHGRSIALSLYHTSKDGDIKVKDEDKLKKSAKRFNVETEGRDIYDIAHDVAKEGLSNYGKQIGEVNLPPSLPEKRKELWRKLGVFPRAVDREIAGVMHSTHIGCNADAEAMIKMSMRCSLTDGWMGSFMGTEFSDIMFGTPHSVDTEANLGVLEKNSVNVVLHGHEQLLSEMIVEAASDPELIELAKSVGADGINLCGMCCTGNEVSMRHGIKIAGNFMQQELAVVTGAVDGLIVDVQCIMPALAKLSKSYHTKFITTSPKAHITDSIYMEFDEENPLDSAKKILKEAILNFKNRDQSKVMIPELKSKAILGYSVEEIINKLDKVVNTQIGPMQTVKPLADVLVSGVLRGAAAVVGCNNPKVVQDSAHIETIKGLIKNDVIVVVTGCAAQAAAKYGLLQKEAAEKYAGPGLATVCKLVDIPPVLHMGSCVDISRILDLVGRVANLLGTDMSDLPVAGVAPEWMSEKAVAIGTYVVTSGIDTWLGVAPPVTGGPEVVDILTNKMEDWVGAKFFIETDPKKAVEQIVNRMNEKRKKLGI